The DNA segment TGCTatgtgagaaggaaaagaagaaagaatcaagataggaaaaaacccaggagCAAGATAAACAGTTACCAACAGTGGTAACCAACAGTTACCACTGCTCTTTCAGCCTCAATGATTATGGGGCTTTGCCGTGCTAGGTGCTGTTCAGCAGTGCATTAAATGGCAACCTCTGGCTCCAAACCTTTGCTCCTTAAGGCTACATGTTCTGTCCTGTGTATGTATAGCTACAGTATTTATGTGCTTCCTCACTTCTTACATCTCCAGATACTTTTCTTTCGAATGTTCTTTCTTCTGTGTTAAGGtagtaatatttatttttacaggtAGCTGTTCTGTACCCCTATTCCATAAGCACCTTGCCCACTGAACCAAAGAAACATTGTGTCAGAGTAGGTAATTGAATCTTATCTCCAAGTCTCAGTGTCCTAATCAGTGGGTAATACCTGCTTTTGGTAAGTTCCAAGTCCTTTACTGGGGGAATGGACTTTAGCAAAGCATATTAGCGTTTGCCAGTTTAAAACTTATGAGACTGGTGGAAAGGATATGGATTTCAGATTACTTAATATAggctaaaaataataatatatatttgtgGTAGCTAAAAACTGTGCCTTCAGCAGGCCTGCCAGTTGTGTTCCAAGTTGTAATGAATTGAAAAAGCAGCTAACAATATATTAGTATAATTGTAGCAGTGATGGCTTAAATATATTAAGAAGTGAGATTTTCCTTTAGAAATAAATAGTGTCTCTTACTAGACCATTTGATGTCTTTGGAGAAAAGCAATCATGTTTTTGGCCAGAAAATCTCATGAAGATCTGTAGTAAGGTGTTGGAGGGAAAAGAGGTAATGTCTTGTAAAAATGGATGTTTTCCCCTATATTCCAGAGTATGACTTGTGGGAGGGAATAAAGCCTTGGGCATTGttcttgaaataaaatgcttttaaggtTTATCAATGCGCACTGTTTCCCCAGAGGTGCGAAGTTAAACTCCTCTGGGCTTACCGCAGGCTTTTCTCCTTGCATTGGTTGATagtcagccttttttttttctgtttcatactTTTAAATTCACTGAAACTGTGCGTTGTACTTCAAATTACAAGACTTCTGAACATCTGTTGTGTATCTTAAATAACCATTTCAAAATCTTGCTATAAGGATAGATTTGAGAAGATTTGAGTTGATACCCTTCAACAAAGAGGGAGCCTGAATTGTTCCTAAAATGGCTGTGCAATCTTTCCTTGACTCTTAAGATTTTTCATAACAGAAagcttaattatttttcagctttcctgTGCACTTGTAGTTTAACCCCAAGTCTGGGTCAAACTTTTTAATGAAGCGTTTACAATATAAGCTTTCACTGTAATCCTCACTTAGGAAAGCATATATAAATTCAAATtgaattgtttttaaatatatctgCTGTTGCATAGTAAAAGGATTATGGATTACAGCTTTATTTTCAGCATTATGTCCCATTgtcagagaaagagaaggatgAGTTTAATAGCAAACTCTTCATAACACATTAATTGGACAGTATATATCAAATGTAGAAAAATGGCACAGCCCAtctgttttgtttaaatttgtttttatcttCTTCTACAACACTTTTGTAAGACTTGTGGTTTTTCCCTGTTTGTGCTTCTCAGGGGAGTTCATCACAGCTCCAGTCTTGGACTGTGCAGCCATCCTTTGAAGTGATTccagctcagccacagctaGTGTTTCTTCGTCCATCAATCCCGCCTCCCATTAATCCTCACCCTGttgggaaaaagagaaatgacTCCACTAATTACCTGCCCATCCTGAATTCTTATCCCAAAATAGCACCACAGCCCTGCAAAAGAGATCACTCCTTTGATCTAGAAGAATGTCAGGAAACCACTTGCCATAAACGACTCTGCACAGAAGCACCCAAGATGGAGACTTCTCCTGGACTGATGAGCACAGGCTTGCCTGCTAGTTCTTTTTCCCACCTACCAGTTAGCTTTAAGACCCCTCAGGATTCTAGCCAGCAAAATTCTTCAGCTCTGGTGACAAGTGGAAAACCGTCAACTCTTCCTGGTTTTCATCGTGTTTCCAGTGATGCTCAGAAAGTGCCGGGTTTGACTCCTCTTTTGCCTTTTGGAACTCTGCAGGCAGCAAAGTGCACCCCTCATGAGAGCGAGAGTGCGTCACAGACTACAATGCCTTCTGCAGTGTGGAGCCCTCCATTGATACCAGAAGAGGTTTGCACTACCCCTGAGCTGCTCTTGCAGCAACAAAGCAAGTGCAGACGCTTTCAGAATACGCTTGTTGTGCTACGCAGGTCGGGATTGCTGGAGATCACTTTAAAAACCAAGGAGCTCATTCATCAGAACCAAGTGACGCAGGCTGAGCTGGACCAGCTGAAGCACCAAACACAACTTTTCATAGAGGCAATAAAGAACAATGCTCCACAGTCATGGGCAGAGCTAGAAGCATCTCTAACAGGATCTGATAAAGCTGATAGCAACCTTGAAGACCCCACTTATCCCAACATGTAGTAAAAATGTGCATAGCTGTTGGTCAAGTTATTTCTGTgcctccttttttcctgtctCAAACTTCTACTTGAGCATTTTTTGAGTCAAAGATTTGCAAAGTTGCGTTGCCATTAACAATTTGTCTTCAGAGCCAGCTGTAGGACTGGAATAGCATGGTGGGTTTAAGACAGAATGAGTACTTAGTACTGCAGCGTGACCTGAATTTCATGCTAACTCTGTAATTCCTTGGTCTGAAGAAGTTTGTATGTGCTGGCATGTTCCCATTCTTGAAGTGAAGGCAGTCATTTGCAGTATTCTGCAAGCATCTTTTTATTCCCATCTTCACACAGTTATTTCTGAGAGTGTATCAGCAGAACAGGCCCACTGTTGGGCCATCATCAGTTCCAAGTAGGTGAAGGGAGTTGGTGTGAGATGAAATAAGCCCTTTTCCCATCCCCTTCCttagtttttttatttagaGAAATTGAATAGAGAGGAGAATTTGAAGttcagaatatatatttttaggaAGCGATTGCCCTAGAAAACAAGAGATGGGCTCAGGGTACCTAGAGATGAAAGGAGGCAGAAAAAATGAAGTCCAGTCGTAGCTGTTTGCGACATGGAAAAATGAGTCTACCAGTGACCTTCTCCATTCTCTTTCCACTGCTCTAATAGAGTATAAAGGAATGAAGAACTTGCTTTGCAGGGCAGTACCCTCTGACTTAGGGAGACTTAGCTGGTGGAAATCTCTTGTAGTCCTTGGAGTACCACATGGACTTTTTCTCTGACAGTATGGAGGGTGGGCTGAAGTGGGTGTGCTTAGAACTAATGGGCCTTTCTGCTGGTGTAATTTGTATAAGTATATGTTCAATAAATCTGTGAATAAAGTTCAGCAGCTGGTTAGAAATCTTCTACTGGGCATCAGTCCAGACTTAAATAGTATTTACTAGAAAAATCCACTCTGGAACTCATACTTAAATCTGGGGCTCCTTAGGAAGCATATCCCTGGATAATAGGAAACCTTAACATCTATAAAAAAATAAGGATGTTGAAGGTCTCTGGTGATAAATATGTCATCAGATACCATTCTGTTCAGTTTTCTTAGCTGCCTTTATTTCTGGGAGCCCTGATAAAGCTTTAAAACAATAAGGGCTTTCCTTTCTTGGCTACAATGTAATAAAATAGGTTAGCTTGGAAATGCATTTGGAAAATTAGTTGACTACATCAGGAACAGGATAAGTCCAGATTCTGGGCAGGATCTGAAAGTGGTCCAGTAGATTTGAACAGAAATGTTATCCTTGAATGGAAACTGTAAGCAATGAACTCAGTTTCTTTTAATCCTCAAAGCTGCAAGATTTGGTATTAAGAAGTTAGCTAAAGACAGCTGTCTTGGTCTAATCCGTCTGATGGCCTGCTACAGCTTCAGTTGTTGACAACTTACAAGTGGGGTAGCTTGATGGGTCAGACAGACTGGTTTTTGTATTAAGTTTTAATAAATGTTGGTATTTTTGATTACTTTTACTATGTCTTTTTGAAATTCTACTGTTCTAGTTGGAATGTAGGTATTTTCTGTACTTTCAAAGCCCATTGCTAGCTCTGAATACTGTACCCTAACACCTCTGTTATAGAACATGACTTTTTTGCTAAAACTTTACAGAAATTGACTGTGAAATATGAATGAAATAAAGTATGTACTTGAAAACTTTGTGGATTATTTAGTGCTGTTGAACTGCAAAGTCCCTGATTCCAAAGCATGCTTTAAATACAGCTCCACAGCAGCATGTTGCCCATGTGGGAATGTGCAGATACAAAAGTGATACTATGATGTATCTCTCTGGAGAGAGTCATGTGAGCTTTAACAGTATCTACGAATTATAGGGTCTCTGGGAGGAGCATGCATAGAAGTGGGCTGTACAGAACTCTATAAATATATTGTCGTAGGTGACCACTGCCATAGATCTGTCATGAACAACCTGGAAGGATTTTTCCATCTCTGAGCTGTTGTCTCCGTGATGAGTGTACATTATGCTCACCGTCTGTGCAGGGTGAACTCCTACGCTGTGTCTTCATCCTGTCAGCTGGGTATGTAGAAGTTTGAAATTGTAAAGTAAGAATCTTGGCTACTGAAAGAATTATTGGAGTAAAAAATGTTCCACTCTCTTCTTGAAGAAAATTCTCCAACTAAATCTGTATACCAGCTTTTCACCAAAACACATTTCTTCCAAATGTGGCTGTCTGCGTGGTCTTTCTTTTGTTCAAACATGACTTGCAGGGAGAGCTAGGCAGTCATGCCCAAAACATCCAGCAGCCTCGTGGCATGAGATTTTGTCCCAAGGTACAAGGAATACAAAGCTCTTATGTGGCACCAGCCAAGACAACTTGAATCTCATTACCTTATATCCAAAAAGGAGTGCTATCAAGTGGAATAATTTTATCTCCTGAGACTAGAAATTCAATGTTTGCAAATTTTATGTTCACAAAAGTGTGGATACAATTCAAGCAGGAAATTCTCAGGTTTCTGTCTCTTCTGACTACCTTTTCCTTTACATTGTTATCTGCAGCATGTCAGGCCTCTTTGCCTTGACTTCACTAAGCCCAAAAAGgtgaattttttatttcaggtgCATTGCATctgtcttgtttttctttctcatgaTAAAAACAGTCTGAAAGGAGCAGTACCCCTGCAGGCTTGGGCTGAGCAATCTCCTGGCATGCAAAATTTCTGGCATCTGCTAGGTTGAATATAGCATGCTGTTACTGCtttcattttcataatttctagTACAAAAATGTAGGGTCCCTTCCTGCCTACACAACTTTACACACTTGCTGTGCCTAGGTGATGCTTCTTACAGGTTGTGGTGTAATGCCGTCACATAGTCCCAACTGTATTGCATGGTCCTATGTGTCCAAAATGCTTATGCCcacttctcttccctttttaaaCCTACCTCCTTTGAGGTATTTTCGTGAGAAAAATGTTACAGTTCCAGTGTAATCTGATTCAGAAGATGGAAGGAAACACCATGTGTTCAGTCTGCTCTCTTGCTGAGCACAGTTTCCAAGACTTCCTCATATTCTTGTTTGAACTAAAGCTGTTCTTAGAAGCATCCTGCATTGATTTAAAAGTTCCTAGAATTGAGTCCACCCTAATTGTTTAAAGTATAATTTACTGTAAGTTACTATTAAGCACATGCTTCTCACATTGAGCCTGAATTTGTCATCTTTCTATACCCAGCTGTCAGATCTTTCGTCTATTTCCTAAACTGAAGTTCATGGTGCGGCATTGTTCTTTTCACTGTAGGCATTTTCAAACTGAACAAGTCACTCTtcagctttctttttaaaaataagtaaatagaCTCAAGTCTTCTGGATCCTCTGTGGCACTCTTCTTTGGATCCTTTATGataatttaaatgcatttttaattggagcattttattgaaaataatattaaataatgtTATAGTAAATaaccaatttttaaaataagaatagaAGATTGTGCTTAATGGATGTCTGTATACAATTCAGAAACCATAGTTGCAACATATTTCATACCAGCCAGTTAATTTTCTGGCTTCAGTCTGTCATGTGGCACACTTCTAAATGCCCATGAGTAATAGAAATACTACATGGGCGTTGGCTTTGTCTTCAACCAATTTTGAATTCTAGCTGATCAATATAAAGAGTCAGGTTTATCTGACCAGCTCTATTTCTTGTAAGCTTTTGCTTTCTATATCCTGGAATGATCAAAAATTATGGGTTATTccattatttctattatttctgACATATATGTCAGTTTAAATCAGTCTACCTACTTACTGAAAAGCTGGTGCTGTATTAGTTCTTTCCTCACTTGAGTCCTCTGAAATCTTTCCTAGAAGTGTGAAATTCATTTAAATAGTATTGGTGATCCAGAGAGCTTCTTGATTAGCTCTGTCAAATTTTCAGTCACAACTTATTCAGACTtgcttaatttaaaatgcataataACTGCTGTTTGAAATGTTCTGAATTACTTTCTGAAGTAGAAATC comes from the Taeniopygia guttata chromosome 5, bTaeGut7.mat, whole genome shotgun sequence genome and includes:
- the CIPC gene encoding CLOCK-interacting pacemaker, with amino-acid sequence MEMKSFNHRFSMAAAESDKDSGYSDGSSECPSAMEQTDSEDVLNTLCWNAEDGPWQCPRTTSSSFPTLSPMVVMKNVLVKQGSSSQLQSWTVQPSFEVIPAQPQLVFLRPSIPPPINPHPVGKKRNDSTNYLPILNSYPKIAPQPCKRDHSFDLEECQETTCHKRLCTEAPKMETSPGLMSTGLPASSFSHLPVSFKTPQDSSQQNSSALVTSGKPSTLPGFHRVSSDAQKVPGLTPLLPFGTLQAAKCTPHESESASQTTMPSAVWSPPLIPEEVCTTPELLLQQQSKCRRFQNTLVVLRRSGLLEITLKTKELIHQNQVTQAELDQLKHQTQLFIEAIKNNAPQSWAELEASLTGSDKADSNLEDPTYPNM